The Abyssisolibacter fermentans nucleotide sequence TTGCTGAGTCTGGGTTAACAATGTTAGTTGTAACGCATGAAATGGATTTTGCAAGAGAAGTATCTGATCGTGTAGTATTCATGGATAAAGGGGTTATTGCAGAACAAGGAAGTCCAGAACATATATTCAATAATCCAACACAAAAACGTACGCAAGAATTCTTAAAACGTACATTAAGTAATGTTTAAGCATAAAAATAAGTTGGTAAGAAGTCTTTTATTCTCGCCAATTTATTTAATTTTTATTATAAATATTGTCCTCTTAGATGTTTTTTTCGGAATAATTTCCTGTTTCCAAGTGATTCTTTGACGACTAGAATTATATTTAAATTTTCTTCCTTCAATATCAAATTCTCTGCTCATATCAATTCCTAAACTATTTAATGCTTTGATAGCCATTGTAATTAATCTGTAGTCTGCCAATTACCTGCTTAGCTTACTCATAATTAAAAACAAATAGAATAAAATAAAAGTAAATTTAAATATTGTATTGAAAAATTCATAATACAAAATAGTATTAACCAGTACAGTATTGACTATAATTATATAACTTTATGCTGTTATAATACTATGTAAGCCTGTTGAGGTATAAGAGAGGATTGTAGAGTTCATATAAAAAACTGTCTCTATTATTAATATATAGATAGTATATAAACTGACGGTTATTTGAATTAATTACTAAATTAAGATGATCAACAAGTTCAAATGTGTATTGGGAATACATACCATTCAGATTTATTGTTTGTACTAGATGTAAATCAGGGGATTTTACTATTTATCTTATAAATTATTTTTATAAATTCACATTATTTCGTTAGTATACAATTTGATTAAAAACCAACAAAAATCACAAAAATATTTAATATTAAAATATATCAAGATTAAACATCTAACTTATTTATAAATTTATATTTTGTAAGCATTTTCATAAAAGGATAACCTAGGCCATAACAAGCTATTAACTGACCTAATCCTATCCACACCATCGTTAATCCAACATTAATATTTAATAAATAGCTTATCATTATACCTATTATAACTGCATTAATTAATACAGGTGGTAGTGGTACCAAATATATTTTTTTCATTTTAGATGACAAAAGTGCGGCGATGAATGTTGCTAATGTACCAAATATTATATCTAATATTCCATTACCGCCAACAATATTAGAGATCAAGCAACCTATTGTTAATCCTGGTATTGCTGCTAGAGTGAAAAATGGCATAACTGTTAATACTTCGGATACTCTTATTTGCATAAAACCATAACTAATAGGCTGTAATATTAGTGTTAATGATGTGTACATGGCAGCAATCATAGCAGATATAACTAAAAATTTAACTTTTTCTTTCATTCTAACCTGACTCCTTTCGCTGTGCTCAAGGCACTCTATTGTATAGAATCACTGTATAAATTTTTAATATTGATCATTTATATACATATAGTAAAACTACAAAACACGGCTGAGAAAGCAGAATAATATCTATTCTTGATAAAAATTCGAATTATGTAATTTGTTAAATATGTTTCCAAACAAATAGAAGTATGCCATCGACCACATATGCTAAATTTTGTAAAATAATTACCGTTTTTTAAAGCGGGATATTTGTCAATGACTATATGTTGTCTTTCGTTTTGGGGGAAGATTTTTTATGGATGATCTTTAGAGCTATAGTGATAATATAGGTAATTCCATATGATTATCGTAGATTTGGAAATTATAGAATCAATATCTAAAATTATTTGCTCAGAGGAATTTCAATATTATATATCAGAAAATAATTTAGATTAAAACTTTCAAATTGCTTAAATTGTACTTTTCCTAATTTGGTATTTGCTTTTGATCGTAGGTTGTGACGGTAAAGTATCTTTATTGAATATTGCTTTAGAAATAGGACCAGTTTTTAATTCATTTGATGAATCAGCACTATGATAACCAGCTAACGGCTATATATTTTTAGGTATAATATCACATATTTCTGTTTTTATGCTAACGCAAAATGAAGTTTTTTCATATGCTTTTTTGAATTTTTTTACTTTTTTGAGTGAAAGATTATATCAAAGTTTATCTGTTAGTTTTCGATATTAATTATAAATTCTATTTTATATATGAATGAATAGGGGTTAAGTGATGATAAAAAGTATCAATTTTTGTTTTCGCTTATTTTGCATAATATACATATGTTTACAAGAAAAATATATCATAATTACAATAAAATCACAAATCAAATTTATAGATAACTAGCGTTTGATTATTGCAAACCATATGAATTGGGTAAAATTCAGAGATTTATAAGTAGGTGTTAAAATTCATCTAAGCTTAAGATTGCATTCAACGGGTAGCAATATACAAGCTGTAAGTAATTCGAAAAATAATATATTTAATGATAAATATTGGTTATATTGTCATGTATAACAATATTGACAAAAAAATATATATAATGTAAAATATATATAAAATGAATTAAAAAGGGGGTTGGTGATTTTGTTGAAACAAGTATATATAGCTGGTCCATTGTTTACGCAAGGAGATAGATGGTTTTTAGAAAAAATAGACAATGAACTAGATAGTAGAGGATTGACAACATATTTGCCACATCGTGATGCAGGGTTATGCCCTTCAGATGGACATGAAACGGAATTTTTTTATATTAATGATGTTAAGGCTATTGATGAATGTGAGTTTATTGTTGCTGTATTACATGGAACAGATGTTGATTCAGGAACCGCATGGGAAATGGGATATGGTTTTGCTAGGGAAAAACCAATTATTGCAATAGGTGAAGATATTAGAATTGCAGGAGAGATAACTAATGTGAATTTAATGCTAAGTAATTCTTCACAAGTATGTTTTACATTTGAAGAATTTCTACAAAAATTAGATGAGTTTTTGAAATTAAAAAGGAAAAGTTATGATAAAGCATAACGGATGTTTAATTGCAATTGAAGGTATTAGTGGTGTAGGAAAAACAACTTTTGCTAAGATTCTCAGTGAAAAATTTATAAAAAAGAATATTAATGTTGCAGTATTAGGTGGGTTTAATATATGTCAAAGGAGTAGTGATATTACACGTTTTTGTCGTGAATTAGTTGAAAAAAAACGCTTTTTTGACTATCCATTATTGTCTGAAATTCATTTATTAATGTCAGAAATAATAATGGATATTGAAAAAAATGTTAAACCTTTATTAAATCAAGGTGCAGTGGTTTTATATGATAATTACATATACTCAATATTAGCTGTTGAGATTGCTAGAATACGTCAAACTTGCTGCATTAAGAAAAGCAATACATATATAGAATACCTAAAAAATACAATTAATAATTATATAAATATTTCTAATATGCCAAGGCCGGATTGCACAATATATTTAACTTGTACAATTGATCAAATTGTTGAACGTCTAAAGAAAAGAGATAAATGTAATGTGACAGAGGAACAAAAACAATTATTACGGATGATTGCAATTGAATATAATTGTATACTAGATTTAAATAAAACAATCATTGTAGAATCAAATGGTAAAATTGAACAAGAAATTAACTCTTCTTATCAAAAAGTCATGGAAATTTTTTAGCGATATAAAAGTGAGAGGAAATAGTATGTCAGGATTAATGATAGCGGTTGAAGGAATAGATGGTTCTGGGAAAAGTAGTTTTATTACAAATATGTCAATGAGATTAGATAAATGTGGTTTTAAAACGATAATATTATCAGAAGCATCTTTTAAACCAATTAAACAAATTATTGACAATTTGATAAAAGGACAAAATCAGTTATCTTATAATGCATATGTACATTTATATTTATCTTTGGCTGAATATGTTATATTACAACCTCAGATAGATAATTATCTGTCTCGAAATTATATTATTTTTTTTGATCGATATATTTACTCTACAATAGTGTATAGTGCTGCCTTAGGAATTGAATTTGATTGGGTTGAAAAATTCAAGAATACAGTTAAGAAACCTGATGTAGTACTTTTATGTGAACAAACGCCCGAAAAAGCATGGAAAAGTAAAAAAGGAAAAATAGAAAGCATTGAAAAAGGTTTTTGTTACAATAATAATACTGATAAGGAAAATTTTATTAAATTTCAATCTTCGGTAGCAAGTTACTACAATAGAATAAAGATTTATGATAGTGTACAATGGAAAAAGTTAAATTGTTATTGCAATAATTCTGTTGATAAGATACAACAATTTATAGTAGAACAATTTAATTAAGACATAGTGAGTATAAATTAATAAACAGTACTTTTATTTGGGAAAGGAGAAATAAAAGAATGATAGATATCGTTCCCACAACATATTATCAAAATACAGAACACTATAGAGAATGCCTAAAATGTTATGGTGATACTAATACAAAGTTATTACGTATAAATTGTACACGAGTTTTAGTTGAGAATTATATCAAAGAAATCATTAATTTGAGAAAAGTGTATTACGAAATTAATCATTACTACCCACAGATTTTATTAGATTTACCAATTCCAAAAGAAAAACCAAGATTAGAATTTAAACTTCCTATTCAAAAAGAGCGTATAGCAAAAGTAAGCGGTGACGATTGTGATTTTTTTAAAATTTATAAGGGAGAAAAAATCATAATAACAAAAGAATGGATTAGTCAACCAGAAATATTACAATTTAAAGTTTCTGGATCTCAATTTATTAATCATACAAAGAAAGGTGAAATTGTTACAGTTGGCGAAAATAGTGCTAGATTTAAAGTAGATGAAAAATCTAATGAACAATTGTATTTAACAGCAACTATTCCTGGAATTATACCATATAAAAAAGCGGTGTATTCTAAGTCATGCTTTAATTTTGATAGTAATACATATGATGATTATATTCCATTGGTTCAAATGATAAAACCAAAAGTTATCGCATTATCCTTTGTTGAGTGTGGACAAGATATAATTGATTTTAAGTTAAGGTACAAAATACCAGAAAACACACTAATCATGGCCAAACTTGAATCAATAAAGGCATTAAAAGAAATTCAGTCAATTGTAAATCAAAGTGATTGTATTATGATTGCACGTGGGGACTTGTTAAATAGTACAGGAGAATATGAGTTTGGATACTATATTGACAAATTTATAGATGCAATTCATAATCAAAAGCCAGTTTATATAGCTACTGGATTTTTCCAATCTATTAATATTAATTCTATGTATCCTAGTAGGTCTGATTTGATAGATATGTATTATTATTTAAAGCAGAAAATTGCAGGAGTTGTTCTTACATATGATTCTTCACAGAATACTATATATAATCGATGTGTTGATTTAATTAGGAATATAAAAACTCAAGAATAGTTGAGATGATAAAAAATAAACGGTGGGCTATAACGTAAATATTATATATTGGACAATCTAGTGTTAATAAATTGATTAGGATGGTTAAAGGCAAATGAAAGATTATCAGTGGTTAATAAGTGAAATAGTTAATACGGTAAAAAATACTAAAATAAATTTAAGAGATAATATGAATCATTTAATGCAAATAGAATTACGTCAAAATGGTAAAATATTTAATTTTAGTGAACATTTAAAAGGGGTAATATACTCATTACTTACTAATCAAAGGCCGTGGTATCTAGTGGTTCCTCATTTGAAAGAAATTGATTCTTTGCTTTTTAATTATGATTATAAAAAGATATTAACCCATAATGCTAATTATTATATTGATGGTATTCTAAAATTGAAGTGTGGTAATATATCACTGAATAAACAAATGTCTTATTTACATCAAAACATTTATAAGTTACTTGAAATAGAATATGAGTTTAAAACTTTAGATAATTTTGTGACAAGTGCACCGCCAATTGAGGTAGCTACAAAATTGTCTAAAAGTCCTAAGTACAAGATAAAGTATATGGGACTTGCTCTAGCTTTAGAATATTTGCGAAACGTTGGAATTAATGAGATAAAGCCTGATGTTCATATTAAAAGAATACTAAGTGCAAAGCGATTAGGAATTTGTTCTAAAGTTGAACCAACAGAACAAGAAGCATTAAAGGCAGTAGAGCTTTTAACACGAGAAACAAATTATTCTGCTGCTGAGATTGATTCATACTTATGGTTATTTTGTGCAAAAGGGTATGTTGAAATATGTGGTGCTAAACCTAAATGCTTCATTTGTCCAGTACGACAAGAATGCAATTATATGATCACTTAAGTCAAGCAAAAGGTGGAGCAAAAATTTTTCTTGCAATTTAGTAAGAAAAATGGGATTTAACAATATGAAAGATAAGTAAAGAAAGATCTGTTTTAAAAAATGTAGGAAATGATACTGGAAATTTAAGTTTTGATGCAACACCTTGTAAAACATCATTGATACTAAGTGCAGGCACAAAAGAAAATTAATTTATAGTTAGAAATGTAGATGGTCTGTGGGCACAACTAGTTTGCAAAAGTGGAGATTAACCATACCTCATAATACCGTATTATGCTATTGCAGATACGGTATTTATTTTGTGCCCACCATGGGCAACAACTTGGTGGTGAAAATCCGCTAAAGATTGGTAATAGGAACTGTTAGCTAAAGATAAGGGTGTTAATCGTGAGGTGGAATCTGAAGAAAGTCGGAGGTGAAATCCCGAAACGACGAACAGAAACTGTATAAAAGGCTGACTCGTAGCGGATGAGCTTGCTAAACAAAGAAAAGTCCAAAACTGCTGAACTCCATAAAGTAAATACAGCGGTTACAGGGGATAAAGGTTACTACATGTAAAATAAAAGACAAAAGAGTTTTAAAGTTAATAAAAAATACCTTGAGTCTGTATTATTTAATATTTTAAAGTAAAGGAAATGGTTTAAATAAATATAATTTACCAAATAGTTGATTGATTATAGTTATATTTAATAGAATGGATGTGTTCGATATAATAATGTTGAATTGATGAATTAAGGGAGGTTGAAAAATGATATTTGTATATTTATCGACAACAAAAGAATTAGTTTTTAAGACAAAAGAAAGTACTA carries:
- a CDS encoding pyruvate kinase; the protein is MIDIVPTTYYQNTEHYRECLKCYGDTNTKLLRINCTRVLVENYIKEIINLRKVYYEINHYYPQILLDLPIPKEKPRLEFKLPIQKERIAKVSGDDCDFFKIYKGEKIIITKEWISQPEILQFKVSGSQFINHTKKGEIVTVGENSARFKVDEKSNEQLYLTATIPGIIPYKKAVYSKSCFNFDSNTYDDYIPLVQMIKPKVIALSFVECGQDIIDFKLRYKIPENTLIMAKLESIKALKEIQSIVNQSDCIMIARGDLLNSTGEYEFGYYIDKFIDAIHNQKPVYIATGFFQSININSMYPSRSDLIDMYYYLKQKIAGVVLTYDSSQNTIYNRCVDLIRNIKTQE
- a CDS encoding QueT transporter family protein — protein: MKEKVKFLVISAMIAAMYTSLTLILQPISYGFMQIRVSEVLTVMPFFTLAAIPGLTIGCLISNIVGGNGILDIIFGTLATFIAALLSSKMKKIYLVPLPPVLINAVIIGIMISYLLNINVGLTMVWIGLGQLIACYGLGYPFMKMLTKYKFINKLDV
- a CDS encoding nucleoside 2-deoxyribosyltransferase, with the protein product MLKQVYIAGPLFTQGDRWFLEKIDNELDSRGLTTYLPHRDAGLCPSDGHETEFFYINDVKAIDECEFIVAVLHGTDVDSGTAWEMGYGFAREKPIIAIGEDIRIAGEITNVNLMLSNSSQVCFTFEEFLQKLDEFLKLKRKSYDKA
- a CDS encoding deoxynucleoside kinase, which gives rise to MIKHNGCLIAIEGISGVGKTTFAKILSEKFIKKNINVAVLGGFNICQRSSDITRFCRELVEKKRFFDYPLLSEIHLLMSEIIMDIEKNVKPLLNQGAVVLYDNYIYSILAVEIARIRQTCCIKKSNTYIEYLKNTINNYINISNMPRPDCTIYLTCTIDQIVERLKKRDKCNVTEEQKQLLRMIAIEYNCILDLNKTIIVESNGKIEQEINSSYQKVMEIF
- a CDS encoding dTMP kinase, with the translated sequence MSGLMIAVEGIDGSGKSSFITNMSMRLDKCGFKTIILSEASFKPIKQIIDNLIKGQNQLSYNAYVHLYLSLAEYVILQPQIDNYLSRNYIIFFDRYIYSTIVYSAALGIEFDWVEKFKNTVKKPDVVLLCEQTPEKAWKSKKGKIESIEKGFCYNNNTDKENFIKFQSSVASYYNRIKIYDSVQWKKLNCYCNNSVDKIQQFIVEQFN